The Naumovozyma dairenensis CBS 421 chromosome 1, complete genome genome includes a region encoding these proteins:
- the FCY1 gene encoding cytosine deaminase (similar to Saccharomyces cerevisiae FCY1 (YPR062W); ancestral locus Anc_3.351): MSASQWDKKGMDIAYEEAAKGYAEGGVPIGGCLINNEDGTVLGRGHNMRFQKGSPTLHGEISTLENCGRLAGKVYKNTTMYTTLSPCDMCTGAIIMYGIPRCVVGENVNFKSPGEKHLVERNVELVILEDERCKSIMKKFIEERPADWFEDIGE, translated from the coding sequence ATGTCAGCTAGTCAATGGGATAAGAAAGGTATGGATATTGCCTATGAAGAAGCTGCCAAAGGTTACGCTGAAGGTGGTGTTCCAATTGGTGGCTGTTTAATCAATAACGAAGATGGTACCGTCCTTGGTCGTGGTCACAACATGAGATTTCAAAAGGGTTCTCCAACTTTACATGGTGAAATATCCACGTTGGAAAATTGTGGTAGATTGGCTGGAAAAGTTTATAAGAATACCACTATGTATACCACTTTGTCTCCTTGTGATATGTGTACAGGTGCCATTATCATGTATGGTATCCCACGTTGTGTCGTTGGTGAAAATGTTAACTTCAAGAGTCCAGGTGAAAAACATTTGGTGGAAAGAAACGTCGAATTGGTCATActtgaagatgaaagatGTAAATCTATCATGAAGAAATTCATCGAGGAAAGACCAGCTGACTGGTTTGAAGATATCGgagaataa
- the BRR1 gene encoding Brr1p (similar to Saccharomyces cerevisiae BRR1 (YPR057W); ancestral locus Anc_3.347) gives MAKKNKSKGNNSNINQNRNNRDLRTDPEKQTINPIFGQAPAFAINDSLVDPQVVAYLRDVRQEALRTTVTRIPEQKKVKPIVTASMYDDDEKIADNTPLRSRYESDVTQMSATMSVFPDKLIQFRQNMEQCIEWFKTARNSLIQNGYRYDDTTLNLLVYYFKKYLEERNDQDDYVKHLAEVLQHHFVENEDDSLIIDNEWAERTLAKIREGEVRTIDDIKKFISGNSYEPYGFSQWYEYLLTTEPTHSCFCSVINGRNIWILVQYYQQGLLEKIYSNDQNSDRLNVWLLYILFHLPNNITANSTSLLRDLGKKCQNIILRNVSNAGGPEPSDVNSGLLVFTNELNNLSIPQPPEYPFTIVDLTLIVISELYGQKDLINWETVYCASKQDK, from the coding sequence ATGGCtaagaagaataaaagTAAAGGCAATAACAGCAACATTAATCAAAATAGGAATAATAGGGACCTTCGAACTGATCCTGAAAAGCAAACTATAAACCCAATTTTTGGCCAAGCTCCAGCATTTGCAATAAATGATTCACTTGTTGATCCACAAGTCGTCGCATATCTACGTGATGTAAGGCAGGAAGCATTAAGAACTACTGTAACTAGAATACCCGAGCAAAAGAAAGTAAAGCCAATTGTAACGGCTAGTATGTACGATGACGATGAGAAGATAGCTGACAATACGCCGTTACGGTCTCGTTATGAGAGTGACGTTACCCAGATGAGTGCAACAATGTCTGTTTTCCCTGATAAACTGATCCAATTTAGACAAAATATGGAGCAATGTATTGAATGGTTCAAAACGGCGAGGAATAGTCTTATACAAAATGGATACCGTTATGATGACACAACTCTGAATCTTCTGGTATACtatttcaagaaatacCTTGAGGAAAGAAACGATCAAGATGATTATGTAAAACATCTCGCAGAAGTCCTGCAACATCATTTTGTAGAAAACGAAGAtgattctttaataatagACAATGAATGGGCTGAGAGGACGTTGGCAAAAATAAGGGAGGGCGAAGTACGAACAATTGACGacattaaaaaatttatatctGGCAATAGTTATGAACCGTATGGCTTTAGCCAATGGTATGAATATTTACTTACGACAGAACCTACACATTCCTGTTTTTGTTCCGTGATTAATGGAAGGAACATATGGATATTAgttcaatattatcaacaaGGCTTATTagaaaagatatattcTAATGATCAGAACTCTGATAGATTAAATGTTTGGTTATTGTacattttatttcatttacCTAACAATATTACAGCGAACTCCACTAGTTTATTACGAGATCTCGGCAAGAAATGtcaaaatataattctaAGAAATGTATCAAATGCAGGAGGGCCAGAGCCTTCTGATGTAAATTCTGGTTTACTTGTCTTCACAAATgaattaaacaatttatcCATTCCGCAACCACCGGAATACCCATTTACAATTGTTGATCTAACCCTCATAGTTATTTCGGAGCTTTATGGTCAGAAAGATCTAATCAATTGGGAAACAGTTTATTGTGCTTCAAAGCaagataaataa
- the NDAI0A05200 gene encoding uncharacterized protein (similar to Saccharomyces cerevisiae YPR063C; ancestral locus Anc_3.352) — protein sequence MPLNNVKRPDLCVKTQYIAPPKGLYSTLPSVSGLVNQSMPMIAMFLRNKFIAWFALIQCIHYYLNTDEEEVEKNKTKENASPLDQSPLIKVLMSTVGLITCYLNLAFPQADLPPPKKPVNVETVVQETEVPITTK from the exons ATGCCTTTAAATAACGTTAAGAGACCAGACTTATGTGTCAA AACACAATATATTGCACCACCAAAGGGATTATATTCTACATTACCCAGTGTAAGCGGGCTAGTTAACCAATCTATGCCAATGATTGCTATGTTcttaagaaataaatttattgcTTGGTTTGCATTAATTCAATGtatacattattatttgaatactGATGAGGAAGAAGTTGAGAAGAACAAGACCAAAGAAAATGCTTCTCCATTGGATCAAAGTCCATTGATTAAAGTTTTGATGAGTACTGTTGGTTTAATTACTtgttatttgaatttagcATTCCCTCAAGCTGATTTACCACCACCAAAGAAACCTGTCAACGTAGAGACTGTTGTACAAGAGACTGAAGTACCAATTACAACTAAATAG
- the TFB4 gene encoding TFIIH/NER complex subunit TFB4 (similar to Saccharomyces cerevisiae TFB4 (YPR056W); ancestral locus Anc_3.345) encodes MDAIADPTFQHTKVKSSLSEETPSLLTVIIDITPKLWTELDQETEENGSLISVLKSLIVFLNAHLAFNSSNQVAVIASHSQGIKYLYPQNTKGSDEESSSKTKDLSIINKDMYRRFRNVDETLVEELYTLFEKERDQIDKFKQKSTLSGAMSAGLTYINRLSRELEAISLKSRLMVLTCGGKGESKDEIFQYIPIMNCIFSANKIKCPIDVVKIGGSERSTFLQQTTDATNGVYLHVESSKGLIQYLSTAMFIDPSLRQIIVKPNHGSVDFRTSCYLTGKVVAIGYICSVCLCVLSIIPPGNKCPACDSEFDEHVIAKLKKKPVIGKVTNRVTKKPTKS; translated from the coding sequence ATGGATGCTATTGCGGATCCCACGTTTCAACATACTAAAGTAAAATCTTCCCTTTCTGAAGAAACACCCTCCCTTCTCACGGtaattattgatattacaCCCAAATTATGGACCGAATTGGACCAAGAAACAGAAGAAAATGGGAGTCTAATAAGTGtattgaaatcattaataGTATTCTTAAATGCTCACCTAGCGTTTAATAGTTCAAATCAAGTTGCCGTGATTGCCTCTCATTCACAAGGTATTAAATACTTATATCCTCAGAATACCAAAGGTAGTGATGAGGAAAGTAGTTCGAAAACGAAGGATCTctctattattaataaagatatgTACAGAAGATTTAGAAATGTAGATGAAACCCTTGTGGAAGAGTTATAtacattatttgaaaaggaaCGAGatcaaattgataaattcaaacaaaaaagtaCGTTATCAGGAGCTATGTCGGCGGGCCTGACTTACATCAATAGATTATCTAGGGAATTAGAAGCtatatcattgaaatcaaGATTGATGGTATTGACATGTGGTGGTAAAGGTGAGAGtaaagatgaaatatttcaatatattccGATTATGAATTGTATATTCTCAGCTAATAAGATCAAATGTCCAATAGATGTAGTAAAAATAGGAGGATCAGAAAGAAGCACATTTTTACAGCAGACTACTGATGCAACTAATGGTGTTTATTTACATGTTGAATCATCAAAGGGGTTGATCCAATACCTTTCGACAGCGATGTTTATTGATCCATCTTTAAGACAAATTATTGTCAAGCCAAACCATGGTTCTGTTGATTTTAGAACATCATGTTATTTGACCGGTAAAGTTGTTGCAATAGGGTATATCTGTTCAGTTTGTTTATGTGTCTTATCGATAATTCCTCCAGGAAACAAATGTCCAGCATGCGATTCGGAATTCGATGAGCATGTCATTGcaaaattgaagaagaaaccaGTCATTGGGAAAGTTACAAATAGAGTAACGAAGAAGCCAACGAAAAGTTAA
- the JID1 gene encoding Jid1p (similar to Saccharomyces cerevisiae JID1 (YPR061C); ancestral locus Anc_3.350), translating to MLFTLFKKQQQQIPFWRYNFPLKVHLLRSSQSSPLKQHYRSLASVVSDNSNNNNNNNDHHIPPHTYKHTITTFDKYWPENIINSNSKRIQPTPYEIFNISNSQQHINKKSLKKKYHYYVKLYHPDVSTKVNVLTKRKGKGNSTVIDMEEKLKRFKLISFAYSVLNDPNKKRQYDLKTMMNDKGSNMDSKGYNNDENYRYWNAGTWEDYNDIKMDDGNDMTGGKKLDPWVLFCWVSGLYISMEIYAALSRLQESYLNKDKPIILPHDELQTELFKSYNNFGLETDKWSRLRRFLWFRSWTMANEEQLDNEHVINEKLLQTLQDKKI from the coding sequence ATGTTGTTCACATTATTTAAGaaacaacagcaacaaatCCCATTTTGGCGTTACAACTTCCCCTTAAAAGTCCATCTGCTACGATCGTCACAGTCGTCACCTCTAAAACAACATTACAGATCATTAGCATCAGTAGTTTCtgataatagtaataataataataataataatgatcaTCATATTCCACCTCATACATACAAACATACAATCACAACATTCGATAAATATTGGCCagaaaatatcataaaTTCAAACTCAAAACGAATACAACCGACACCATACGAAATATTCAACATTTCAAACTCACAACAACATATCAAcaagaaatcattaaagaaaaaataccattattatGTAAAATTATACCATCCGGATGTGAGCACCAAAGTCAATGTCTTAACAAAGCGGAAGGGGAAGGGAAATAGTACAGTGATCGATATGGAGGAGAAATTGAAACGGTTCaaattgatttcatttgCTTATTCAGTATTGAATGATCCTAACAAAAAAAGGCaatatgatttgaaaactaTGATGAATGACAAGGGTTCCAATATGGATTCCAAGggatataataatgatgagaATTATAGATATTGGAATGCAGGCACTTGGGAAGATTACAATGATATCAAGATGGATGATGGTAATGATATGACGGGTGGGAAGAAGTTAGATCCATGGGTTTTGTTTTGCTGGGTTTCAggattatatatttctatGGAAATTTACGCTGCATTGAGTAGATTACAAGAATCTTATCTAAATAAAGATAAGCCAATCATTTTGCCTCATGATGAGCTACAAACAGAACTATTTAAAtcttataataatttcggATTGGAAACTGATAAATGGTCAAGGCTTAGACGGTTCTTATGGTTTAGAAGTTGGACTATGGCAAATGAGGAACAATTGGATAATGAACATGtgattaatgaaaaattattacaaacTTTACAGGataaaaagatataa
- the ROX1 gene encoding Rox1p (similar to Saccharomyces cerevisiae ROX1 (YPR065W); ancestral locus Anc_3.354): MPNTDIEIDNLKQKIKIPRPKNAFILFRQHYHKELIDDWSKNGVHIPHNSEISKILGHKWKNITEKEREYWSDMAKEEKKQHGKKYPQYKYKPTRRKSKKSKYFNADIMDITTDEHEKCIANNPNTPRLSIPPQQMNTLYYNPSNTLSTGSFTSTFSTFSPPSRSNERLVTVVPKIGRANSYSPSINSIPSQSSNSSFMTSINNNNNNNNNNNEYKGINSLPPYSMVINNARPTSLPSILPSNMPLGNRRLGLHNPNNYNSINNLNIIAFNNNRDIRKFNHTNNTGIANINNNIHNNNAIPSFYDQTINTFVNANNITTIKSDTPSNNTNHNDIYNIPNTKPQFRNVSFKNNTLPPLLLPPLNPQSNYSMQQTSQNPTPLLALPNKVNYTPQLTIKNDNPDANNISTVQ, encoded by the coding sequence atgccTAACACCGATATAGAgattgataatttgaaacaaaaaatcaagattcCAAGACCCAAAAATGCATTTATTCTATTTAGACAACATTATCATAAAGAACTTATAGATGACTGGTCTAAAAATGGTGTTCATATTCCACATAATTCAGAAATATCAAAGATTTTGGGTCataaatggaaaaatattactgaaaaggaaagagaATACTGGAGTGATATGGCtaaagaagagaaaaagcAACATGGTAAGAAATATCCTCAATATAAGTATAAACCAACTCGAAGAAAATCGAAAAAGagtaaatatttcaatgcAGATATCATGGATATTACAACAGATGAACATGAAAAATGTATAGCAAACAATCCTAATACTCCACGTCTTTCTATCCCACCACAACAAATGAATACACTATATTATAATCCATCAAACACTTTGAGTACAGGTTCATTCACTTCTACATTTTCTACCTTCTCACCTCCATCTCGAAGTAACGAAAGACTAGTGACTGTAGTTCCTAAAATAGGTAGAGCAAATTCATATTCAccttcaataaattcaatcCCTTCTCAATCTTCTAATAGTTCATTTATGAcatcaataaataataataataataataataataataataatgaatataagGGCATAAATTCATTACCTCCATATTCTATGGTAATCAACAACGCTAGACCAACTTCTCTACCGAGCATCTTACCATCTAATATGCCATTAGGTAACAGACGTCTTGGTTTGCataatccaaataattataattcaatcaaCAACTTGAACATAATTGCTTTCAACAATAATAGAgatattagaaaatttaatcACACCAATAATACCGGTATTgctaatattaataataatattcataataataatgcgATTCCTTCATTCTACGATCAAACGATAAATACGTTTGTAAACGCTAACAATATCACAACTATTAAGTCAGATACTCCtagtaataatactaatcATAACGATATTTACAATATTCCAAATACTAAACCACAATTCCGTAATGTTTCATTCAAGAATAATACTCTACCGCCTTTACTATTGCCACCTTTAAATCCACAATCCAATTATTCAATGCAACAAACTTCCCAAAACCCAACTCCTTTATTAGCTTTACCTAATAAAGTTAATTATACGCCACAACTTACTATTAAAAATGACAATCCAGATGCTAATAACATAAGTACTGTCCAATGA
- the ARO7 gene encoding chorismate mutase ARO7 (similar to Saccharomyces cerevisiae ARO7 (YPR060C); ancestral locus Anc_3.349) — translation MEDLIIFKFIERSHFATCLPVYQPNHPGIDIPNFNGSFLDWALLQMEITHSQLRRFESPDETPFFPDQILKPILPSINYPRVLASYAPEVNYNDKIKKVYIDKIVPLISKYDGDETDNYGSVATRDVECLQSLSRRIHFGKFVAEAKFQSDIPLYTKLIQNKDVEGIMRNITNSAVEEKILLRLTKKAEVYGVDPTSEDSERRITPEYLVKIYKEIVIPITKEVEVEYLLRRLEDQ, via the coding sequence ATGGAAGATTtaatcatcttcaaattcattgaaagaTCACATTTCGCTACATGTTTACCCGTATATCAACCAAATCATCCAGGCATTGATATCCCCAATTTTAATGGTTCATTCTTAGATTGGGCACTTTTACAAATGGAAATTACACATTCTCAATTAAGAAGATTCGAGTCGCCTGATGAAACTCCATTTTTCCCCGATCAAATCTTAAAACCAATATTACCAAGCATCAATTATCCAAGAGTCTTGGCATCATATGCTCCTGAAGTTaattataatgataaaattaaGAAAGTTTACATCGATAAAATTGTCCCATTGATTTCTAAATatgatggtgatgaaaCTGATAATTATGGATCTGTGGCAACTAGAGATGTAGAATGTTTACAAAGTTTAAGTAGAAGGATCCATTTTGGTAAATTCGTAGCTGAAGCAAAATTCCAATCTGATATCCCATTGTATACTAaattaattcaaaataaagatgTGGAAGGGATTATGAGAAATATTACTAATTCTGCAGTAGAGGAGAAAATCTTATTAAGGTTGACTAAGAAAGCTGAAGTTTATGGTGTGGATCCGACAAGTGAAGATAgtgaaagaagaataacTCCAGAATATTTGGTtaaaatttataaagaaATCGTCATCCCTATTACAAAAGAAGTTGAGGTAGAGTATTTGTTAAGAAGATTAGAAGATCAATGA
- the NDAI0A05190 gene encoding GID4/VID24 family protein (similar to Saccharomyces cerevisiae VID24 (YBR105C); ancestral locus Anc_3.353): MKNKPKAFEGYNNNNNNSVNNEKERDEVLEKREAEKLQTLISSFHEEEKTYSGHVELPDIKALQISTSQIFGFDENNSEGWASSLFSSSSDDSRKESSYEEIADETNIRNKKSYKDESETEMENSTSLCCLEPQTTMFLKPGMEFVGFQVSGYKKYTIEVNLHNMELPCSKHVSPNPHIYGIITIIGLTGHHQRLSTYFEGFVCGNERFGFLSSSWPQDRDHSDFFNGDESDIAYWSKLKPFEKVFSPQHLWLYTDYDKDLRHSFRKLTKKYCDKELRERYIFMKWKEKFYITDTVEYSINGASYEGFYYIVHDRLMGTIEGYFYEEGGQRFQHLELQPLLKPSSEHFSSSFEFR, from the coding sequence atgaagaataaACCAAAAGCATTCGAAGgttacaataataataataataactcaGTCAATAATGAGAAGGAGAGAGATGAAGTTCTTGAAAAACGAGAGGCAGAAAAACTGCAAACTCTCATAAGTAGTTTTCATGAAGAGGAAAAGACATATTCGGGACACGTTGAACTACCAGACATAAAGGCGTTGCAAATATCGACATCGCAAATATTTGGTTTTGATGAGAATAATTCGGAAGGTTGGGCATCCTCCTTATTTTCATCCTCGTCTGATGACAGTAGGAAAGAAAGTTCTTATGAAGAAATAGCTGATGAAACCAAcattagaaataaaaagtCATATAAAGACGAGAGCGAAActgaaatggaaaattcGACGTCATTATGTTGTCTTGAACCACAAACAACAATGTTTTTAAAACCTGGTATGGAGTTTGTTGGATTCCAAGTATCTGggtataaaaaatatactatTGAGGTTAATTTACATAATATGGAATTACCTTGTTCCAAGCATGTTTCTCCAAATCCTCATATATatggtattattactattattggACTTACGGGACATCACCAAAGATTAAGTACATATTTCGAAGGGTTTGTTTGTGGTAATGAACGGTTTGGGTTTTTGTCTTCTAGTTGGCCTCAAGATAGAGATCATTCTGACTTTTTCAATGGTGACGAATCTGATATAGCATATTGGTCCAAATTGAAACCGTTCGAGAAAGTGTTTAGTCCACAACATTTATGGCTGTATACAGATTACGATAAAGATTTAAGACATTCATTTAGAAAAttgacaaaaaaatattgcGATAAAGAACTAAGGgaaagatatatatttatgaaATGGAAAGAAAAGTTTTATATTACAGATACAGTGGAATATTCGATTAATGGGGCATCATATGAAggattttattatattgttcaTGATAGATTGATGGGGACCATAGAAGGATATTTTTACGAAGAAGGTGGGCAAAGGTTTCAACATTTGGAACTACAACCTTTATTAAAACCATCTAGCGAACATTTTAGCAGTTCATTTGAATTTCGTTGA
- the YMC1 gene encoding organic acid transporter (similar to Saccharomyces cerevisiae YMC2 (YBR104W) and YMC1 (YPR058W); ancestral locus Anc_3.348), translating to MSEENPTPQLIDNPQHDSGRVIKDLLAGTAGGIAQVLVGQPFDTTKVRLQTATTRTNAMEVVINLLKNEGPRGFYKGTLTPLVGVGACVSLQFGVNEAMKRFFHSLNDRKSETLSLTQYYFCGVTGGISNSFLASPIEHVRIRLQTQTGSGSNVQFKGPLDCIRQLKNAGGIMRGLTPTLFREGHGIGTYFLIYEALVANEINNGMKRNDISPLKLCLFGALSGTTLWLMVYPLDVIKSIMQTDNIKNPKFGKTMGSVAKTLYAKQGLGAFFRGFGPTILRAAPANGATFATFELAMRLLG from the coding sequence ATGTCTGAAGAAAACCCAACTCCACAACTTATCGATAATCCTCAACATGACAGTGGGAGAGTGatcaaagatttattaGCTGGTACAGCAGGTGGTATTGCTCAAGTTCTTGTTGGTCAACCGTTCGATACCACCAAAGTTCGTTTACAGACTGCAACCACTAGAACCAATGCTATGGAAGTGGTCATAAATTTACTTAAAAATGAAGGTCCCAGAGGGTTTTATAAGGGTACTTTAACACCATTAGTTGGTGTTGGTGCATGTGTTTCATTACAGTTTGGTGTCAATGAAGCGATGAAAAGATTTTTCCATTCTTTGAACGATAGAAAGTCAGAAACGTTATCATTGActcaatattatttctgTGGGGTTACTGGTGgtatttctaattcatttttagcTTCTCCAATTGAACATGTTAGAATTAGACTACAAACTCAAACTGGGAGTGGCAGTAATGTTCAATTTAAGGGACCTTTAGATTGTATTAGACAGTTGAAAAATGCAGGTGGGATTATGCGTGGATTAACTCCAACACTCTTTAGAGAAGGTCATGGTATAGGTACttatttcttgatttaTGAAGCCTTAGTCGCtaatgaaatcaataatGGAATGAAGAGAAATGATATATCTCCTTTAAAGTTGTGTTTATTCGGTGCTTTATCCGGGACGACATTATGGTTAATGGTATACCCATTGGATGTTATTAAATCTATTATGCAAACagataatattaagaatCCTAAATTTGGTAAGACAATGGGTTCAGTGGCTAAGACTTTGTATGCCAAACAAGGATTAGGTGCATTTTTCAGAGGATTTGGTCCAACTATTTTAAGGGCAGCACCAGCTAATGGTGCTACATTTGCAACATTCGAATTAGCAATGAGATTACTTGGATAG